In Thermococcus sp. MAR1, the genomic window CATCAAGCATCTGAGCTTGAAACTCCATCTCTGTGAGCTTTCTTTGATGATACGGCAATCCACTGTGATAAGGCTTTGCCTTCAATCCTCTGCTTGTTAGAAACGCAGCCAGCTCATGGCATCTCTTCCTTGAGAACGTAAAAACTATGGTCTGACCCTTGTATCCCTGTTTTGATTTTCTCATAACCTCAGCTTTAGCCAGCT contains:
- a CDS encoding helicase-related protein, coding for LAKAEVMRKSKQGYKGQTIVFTFSRKRCHELAAFLTSRGLKAKPYHSGLPYHQRKLTEMEFQAQMLDVVVTTVALGAGVDFPASQVIFESLAMGNKWLSVREFHQMLGRAGRPLYHEKGKVYLIIEPGKKYSAQME